In one Bosea sp. RAC05 genomic region, the following are encoded:
- the miaB gene encoding tRNA (N6-isopentenyl adenosine(37)-C2)-methylthiotransferase MiaB, which yields MKKVHIKSFGCQMNVYDGQRMADILGEQGFEETATPEGADLILLNTCHIRDRAVQKVYTELGKLRDLKNAQTAEGQETRIVVAGCVAQAEGAEIQRRQPAVDLVVGPQAYHRLPELLEQARAKRVVDTDLPIDDKFGHLPAPRPQAIRRRGISAFVTVQEGCDKFCAFCVVPYTRGAEFSRPVAQVMAEIERLAASGVQDVTLIGQNVNAYHGEGSDGQIWGLARLMHRVAEVPGIARIRYTTSHPRDMDDDLIAAHRDLPQVMPFLHLPVQAGSDRILAAMNRKHTADDYRRLVARIREARPDIALSSDFIVGFPGETDADFEATIALVDEIGFASSYSFKYSPRPGTPAADLGEQVPTALMDERLYRLQARIEHHRQAFNHAMVGRTVEILLERAGRHPGQLAGKSPYLQAVQIETETNQIGDRVQVVIERAGSNSLFGRKAGEPASPGLPRPSKDMAA from the coding sequence ATGAAGAAAGTCCACATCAAGTCCTTCGGCTGCCAGATGAACGTCTATGACGGCCAGCGCATGGCCGACATCCTGGGCGAACAGGGCTTCGAGGAAACGGCGACGCCGGAAGGCGCGGACCTGATCCTGCTGAACACCTGCCATATCCGCGACCGGGCGGTGCAGAAGGTCTATACCGAGCTCGGCAAGCTGCGCGATCTGAAGAATGCCCAGACCGCGGAGGGCCAGGAGACGCGCATCGTCGTGGCGGGCTGCGTCGCCCAGGCCGAGGGGGCCGAGATCCAGCGGCGCCAGCCCGCGGTGGATCTCGTCGTCGGCCCGCAGGCCTATCACCGCCTGCCCGAACTGCTCGAGCAGGCGCGCGCGAAGCGCGTCGTCGACACCGACCTGCCGATCGACGACAAGTTCGGCCATCTGCCGGCTCCGCGGCCCCAGGCGATCCGCCGGCGCGGCATCTCGGCCTTCGTCACGGTGCAGGAAGGCTGCGACAAGTTCTGCGCCTTCTGCGTCGTGCCCTATACCCGCGGCGCGGAATTCTCGCGGCCGGTCGCGCAGGTCATGGCCGAGATCGAGCGGCTGGCGGCCTCGGGCGTGCAGGACGTCACGCTGATCGGCCAGAACGTCAATGCCTATCACGGCGAGGGTTCCGACGGGCAGATCTGGGGACTGGCGCGACTGATGCATCGCGTCGCGGAGGTGCCGGGAATCGCCCGGATCCGCTACACGACGAGCCATCCCCGCGACATGGACGACGATCTCATCGCCGCGCACCGGGACCTGCCGCAGGTGATGCCGTTCCTGCATCTGCCGGTGCAGGCCGGCTCCGACCGCATCCTGGCGGCGATGAACCGCAAGCATACGGCCGACGACTACCGGCGGCTGGTCGCCCGGATCCGCGAGGCGCGGCCCGACATCGCCCTCTCCTCCGACTTCATCGTCGGCTTCCCGGGGGAAACGGACGCCGATTTCGAGGCGACGATCGCGCTGGTCGACGAGATCGGCTTCGCGTCGAGCTATTCCTTCAAATACTCGCCCCGCCCGGGCACGCCGGCCGCCGATCTCGGCGAGCAGGTACCAACCGCGCTGATGGACGAGCGGCTGTACCGGCTGCAGGCGCGGATCGAACATCACCGCCAGGCCTTCAACCACGCGATGGTGGGCCGCACGGTCGAAATCCTGCTGGAGCGGGCGGGACGTCACCCCGGCCAGCTTGCGGGAAAGTCGCCCTACCTTCAGGCTGTCCAGATCGAGACGGAGACGAATCAGATCGGCGACCGGGTGCAGGTGGTGATCGAGCGGGCGGGCTCCAACTCGCTCTTCGGCCGCAAGGCCGGGGAGCCGGCGTCGCCCGGGCTGCCGCGCCCGTCGAAGGACATGGCCGCGTGA
- a CDS encoding lysophospholipid acyltransferase family protein has translation MKGLAPGAILRLTALAMGMVALMPVQMLVMRVAPSRGAAIPRLFHRLTCRCLGVRRHVRGTPPPAGSSGLIVANHVSWLDIAVLGAERPVCFVAKSEVAGWPVIGFLAKLQRTVFIDRSRRAATADVAAQMGERLTAGEAVVLFAEGTTGDGTRILPMRSSLLGAAHEALGKGDAESVADIAVYPLTISYTGFHGMAGGRVERATLAWYGDTELAPHLKTVLRAGAIDVELAWGEPIAMGRATSRKEATRRAEATIRKARQETVSGRPVA, from the coding sequence ATGAAGGGGCTCGCTCCCGGCGCGATCCTGCGTCTGACCGCCCTGGCCATGGGCATGGTCGCCCTGATGCCGGTGCAGATGCTGGTGATGCGCGTCGCCCCGTCGCGCGGGGCCGCGATCCCGCGGCTGTTCCACCGGCTGACCTGCCGCTGCCTCGGGGTGCGGCGGCATGTGCGGGGAACGCCTCCACCGGCCGGCAGCAGCGGGCTGATCGTCGCCAACCACGTCTCCTGGCTCGACATCGCCGTGCTCGGGGCCGAGCGCCCGGTCTGCTTCGTCGCCAAGAGCGAGGTCGCGGGCTGGCCGGTGATCGGCTTCCTGGCGAAGCTGCAGCGCACCGTCTTCATCGACCGCTCGCGACGGGCGGCCACGGCCGACGTCGCCGCGCAGATGGGCGAACGGCTCACGGCCGGGGAAGCCGTCGTGCTCTTCGCCGAAGGAACGACGGGCGACGGAACGCGCATCCTGCCGATGCGCTCCTCCCTGCTGGGGGCGGCGCATGAGGCGCTCGGCAAGGGCGACGCCGAATCCGTGGCGGACATCGCCGTCTACCCGCTGACGATCAGCTATACGGGCTTCCACGGCATGGCGGGCGGGCGGGTCGAGCGCGCGACGCTCGCCTGGTATGGCGACACCGAGCTCGCGCCGCATCTGAAGACGGTGCTGCGCGCCGGCGCAATCGATGTCGAGCTCGCCTGGGGCGAGCCGATCGCCATGGGCCGCGCGACCTCCCGCAAGGAGGCGACGCGGCGCGCGGAGGCTACGATCCGCAAGGCGCGGCAGGAGACCGTCAGCGGCCGGCCCGTGGCGTGA
- a CDS encoding GNAT family N-acetyltransferase, with product MRTERLDARHARDVAALHGEGGFARGWEPGECAAMLADAAVVTDGVFMGSAARPAGFVMSRQAADEAEILSIVVAPAQRGHRLGASLLSAHLSRLAGHGVTQVFLEVEDGNVAAERLYRHLGFREVGRRKGYYPKSDGSRATAVAMRLDLA from the coding sequence GTGCGGACCGAGCGCCTCGATGCGCGCCATGCCCGGGACGTGGCCGCCCTGCACGGCGAGGGCGGCTTCGCGCGTGGCTGGGAGCCCGGGGAATGCGCGGCGATGTTGGCCGATGCGGCTGTGGTCACGGATGGCGTCTTCATGGGATCGGCGGCGCGACCGGCCGGTTTCGTGATGTCGCGCCAGGCCGCCGACGAAGCCGAGATTCTCTCGATCGTGGTGGCGCCGGCCCAGCGCGGCCACCGGCTCGGCGCCAGCCTCCTCAGTGCCCATCTGTCGCGCCTGGCGGGCCACGGCGTGACCCAGGTCTTCCTCGAGGTCGAGGACGGCAATGTCGCCGCCGAGCGGCTCTACCGCCATCTCGGTTTCCGCGAGGTCGGACGCCGCAAGGGCTACTATCCCAAATCCGACGGCAGCCGCGCGACCGCGGTCGCCATGCGGCTCGACCTGGCGTGA
- the tsaB gene encoding tRNA (adenosine(37)-N6)-threonylcarbamoyltransferase complex dimerization subunit type 1 TsaB yields MRILAIDTALGACSACVLEAGSAQPLAIEQIAMERGHAEALMPLIERVMNAVEGGFSSLDRVAVTVGPGSYTGLRVGVSAARAIALAAKIPAVGVTTLAACAAPLVGRETGRVIAAALDAKHGQVWFQALSSEGRPIVALRQVSYRDAARAIGAGPVSLVGSAALAVANEAWAIGLDALVLDDARAPDVTWVARLGLIADPETAPPRPLYLKAPETTPQDRARLPRR; encoded by the coding sequence ATGCGCATTCTCGCGATCGACACCGCGCTCGGCGCCTGCTCGGCCTGCGTTCTGGAGGCTGGCTCGGCCCAGCCGCTCGCGATCGAGCAGATCGCAATGGAGCGTGGCCATGCCGAGGCGCTGATGCCGCTGATCGAGCGCGTGATGAACGCGGTCGAGGGCGGGTTTTCCTCGCTCGACCGCGTCGCCGTGACGGTGGGGCCCGGCAGCTATACCGGCTTGCGGGTCGGCGTCAGCGCGGCGCGCGCCATCGCGCTGGCGGCGAAGATCCCGGCTGTCGGCGTCACCACGCTGGCTGCCTGCGCCGCGCCGCTGGTCGGCCGCGAGACGGGCCGCGTGATCGCCGCGGCGCTCGACGCCAAGCATGGGCAGGTCTGGTTCCAGGCGCTGAGCTCGGAGGGCCGGCCCATCGTCGCGCTGCGCCAGGTCAGCTATCGCGACGCCGCCCGCGCCATCGGGGCCGGGCCGGTCAGCCTCGTCGGCTCGGCCGCGCTCGCCGTCGCCAACGAGGCCTGGGCGATCGGGCTCGACGCGCTGGTGCTCGACGACGCCCGCGCCCCCGACGTCACCTGGGTCGCGCGGCTCGGGCTGATCGCCGACCCCGAGACGGCGCCGCCGCGGCCGCTCTATCTCAAGGCCCCCGAGACGACGCCGCAGGACCGCGCCCGGCTGCCGCGCCGGTAG
- a CDS encoding NifU family protein, translated as MFIQTEATPNPATLKFLPGRTVMQDGTLELRDSEQAERSPLAQRLFGVSGVSGVFLGADFITVTKAGGEWPHLKPAILGAIMEHFMSGAPVLASGSQADVIEEGEFFAPEDAQTVETIKDLLETRIRPAVAGDGGDITFRGFKDGTVYLAMKGSCSGCPSSTATLKHGIQNLLRHFLPDVREVEAI; from the coding sequence ATGTTCATCCAGACAGAAGCCACGCCGAACCCCGCCACCCTGAAATTCCTGCCCGGCCGCACCGTCATGCAGGACGGCACGCTGGAGCTGCGCGACTCGGAACAGGCCGAGCGCTCGCCCCTGGCGCAGCGCCTCTTCGGCGTATCCGGCGTGTCCGGGGTCTTCCTCGGTGCCGATTTCATCACCGTGACCAAGGCCGGCGGCGAGTGGCCGCATCTGAAGCCGGCGATCCTCGGCGCGATCATGGAGCATTTCATGTCCGGCGCCCCGGTGCTGGCGAGCGGCTCCCAGGCGGACGTGATCGAGGAGGGCGAGTTCTTCGCACCCGAGGACGCCCAGACCGTCGAGACGATCAAGGATCTGCTGGAGACGCGCATCCGGCCGGCGGTCGCCGGCGACGGCGGCGACATCACCTTCCGCGGCTTCAAGGACGGCACGGTCTATCTCGCGATGAAGGGCTCCTGCTCGGGCTGCCCCTCGTCGACCGCGACGCTGAAGCACGGCATCCAGAACCTGCTGCGCCACTTCCTGCCGGATGTGCGCGAGGTCGAGGCGATTTGA
- a CDS encoding universal stress protein yields MVKRRRSYETGHRPKFLAVVDDSAECAKAIRFAARRCARIGAAMVLLGVVKPPEHETWLGVGAVMQAEAEAEAEKLIDVAVEAVRTFAGLEPERVVRTGDKADEVVKLIEADEDISLLVLAAGAGRDGPGPLVSALAGKSAASFPIPVAIVPGHLEDEEIDALA; encoded by the coding sequence ATGGTGAAGCGACGGCGGTCCTACGAGACGGGCCATCGGCCGAAATTCCTCGCGGTGGTCGACGATAGCGCCGAATGCGCCAAGGCGATCCGCTTCGCGGCGCGGCGTTGCGCCCGAATCGGCGCCGCCATGGTGCTTCTGGGCGTGGTGAAACCGCCCGAACACGAAACCTGGCTCGGCGTCGGGGCCGTGATGCAGGCGGAGGCCGAGGCCGAAGCGGAAAAGCTGATCGACGTCGCGGTCGAGGCGGTGCGCACCTTCGCCGGGCTCGAGCCCGAGCGCGTCGTGCGCACCGGCGACAAGGCGGACGAGGTCGTCAAGCTGATCGAGGCGGACGAGGACATCTCGCTGCTCGTACTGGCCGCAGGCGCGGGGCGCGACGGGCCGGGGCCACTGGTCAGCGCGCTGGCGGGCAAGTCGGCCGCGAGCTTCCCGATCCCCGTCGCGATCGTGCCCGGCCATCTCGAGGACGAGGAGATCGACGCCCTGGCGTGA
- the trpS gene encoding tryptophan--tRNA ligase, with product MATFHQRVFSGMQPTATLHLGNYLGALTNWVAMQETHECIYCVVDMHAITQSLDVWGGPAELTRATREVTAAYVAAGVDPKRSIIFNQSQVPQHAELAWIFNTVARLGWLNRMTQFKEKAGKDRENASVGLYDYPVLMAADILLYKATHVPVGEDQKQHLELARDIAQKFNNDFGAQIAERGLGTGELGFFPQPEPMIQGPAPRVMSLRDGTKKMSKSDASDNSRINLTDDAETIAQKIRKAKTDPDALPSEEKGLEGRPEAENLVGIYAGLNGETKAQVLAQFGGGQFSGFKAALVDLAVTKLSPIAGEMRRLLADVRHIDGILGEGAQRAEAIAAPIMRDVKDIVGFVRRG from the coding sequence ATGGCGACCTTTCACCAGCGCGTCTTCTCCGGCATGCAGCCGACCGCGACGCTGCATCTCGGCAATTATCTGGGCGCGCTGACCAACTGGGTCGCGATGCAGGAGACGCACGAGTGCATCTACTGCGTCGTCGACATGCACGCGATCACACAAAGCCTCGATGTCTGGGGTGGCCCCGCCGAGTTGACCCGCGCCACGCGCGAAGTCACGGCGGCCTATGTCGCGGCCGGCGTCGATCCCAAGCGCAGCATCATCTTCAACCAGAGCCAGGTGCCACAACACGCGGAACTGGCCTGGATCTTCAACACGGTCGCGCGGCTGGGCTGGCTGAACCGGATGACGCAGTTCAAGGAGAAGGCCGGCAAGGACCGTGAAAACGCCTCTGTTGGCCTCTACGATTACCCTGTCCTGATGGCGGCCGACATCCTGCTCTACAAGGCGACGCATGTGCCCGTCGGAGAGGACCAGAAGCAGCATCTCGAGCTCGCCCGCGACATTGCGCAGAAGTTCAACAACGACTTCGGCGCGCAGATCGCGGAGCGCGGGCTCGGCACGGGCGAGCTCGGCTTCTTCCCGCAGCCCGAGCCGATGATCCAGGGGCCGGCGCCGCGCGTGATGAGCCTGCGCGACGGCACCAAGAAGATGTCGAAGTCCGACGCCTCGGACAATTCGCGCATCAACCTGACCGACGATGCCGAGACCATCGCCCAGAAGATCCGCAAGGCGAAGACCGACCCCGACGCGCTGCCGTCGGAAGAAAAGGGGCTCGAGGGCCGGCCCGAGGCCGAGAACCTCGTCGGCATTTATGCCGGGCTGAACGGCGAGACCAAGGCGCAGGTCCTCGCCCAGTTCGGCGGCGGGCAGTTTTCCGGCTTCAAGGCGGCGCTGGTCGATCTCGCCGTGACCAAGCTCTCGCCGATCGCCGGGGAGATGCGTCGCCTGCTCGCCGATGTCAGGCATATCGACGGCATCCTCGGCGAGGGCGCGCAGCGGGCCGAGGCGATCGCCGCGCCGATCATGCGCGACGTCAAGGACATCGTCGGCTTCGTGCGGCGCGGCTGA
- the murJ gene encoding murein biosynthesis integral membrane protein MurJ — MPAEPAKLARNSLIVGLATVLSRLLGFARDMLIARMLGAGPVADAFLVAFRLPNLMRRVLGEGGLNAPFVPVYLDLRSTEGAQAARRFVGEAFAWLALGVGAATGLGLLLAPWLVLAIAGGFHDAPQTLAMATAYTRIALPFLAFTTLASLLAAVLNSEGRFLVAALAPSLLNLVLIAALIVALTTGMPSAQGAALIAAAVSVGGALHLLMVAVALWYGAMPLVRPRLRWSPAMTRLLRLGGPALLAASTSQLVLLVSTQIASVQPGAVSWLYYADRVFQLPLGFVAVAMGVVLLPAIAVRETSGDDAGRREMIDRALVLGLALAIPAAIALAWLADPIISVLFERGRFTEIDRIRTADAMQAFAAGLPFAVIAKVFAQVYFARQTPRLPLYAGLAALGVAILAGQVGALPMPATNAAAAASLAFVTQACVLGGFLVRDGLWRPRLPLLWPILAVIAASLLMVMALMALTPWLTESLSTQSALLRRTAALGALCCGGGLVYAAAGRALGAFRLRELGRLGKPL, encoded by the coding sequence ATGCCGGCGGAACCCGCGAAGCTCGCCCGCAACTCGCTCATCGTCGGGCTGGCGACGGTCTTGTCGCGCCTGCTCGGCTTCGCGCGCGACATGCTGATCGCGCGGATGCTGGGCGCCGGGCCGGTGGCGGATGCCTTTCTCGTCGCCTTCCGACTGCCCAACCTGATGCGCCGCGTGCTGGGCGAGGGTGGGCTGAACGCGCCCTTCGTGCCGGTTTATCTCGACCTGCGATCCACGGAGGGCGCGCAAGCCGCACGGCGCTTCGTCGGCGAGGCCTTCGCCTGGCTGGCGCTCGGCGTCGGTGCCGCCACGGGGCTCGGCCTGCTGCTCGCGCCCTGGCTCGTGCTCGCCATCGCGGGCGGCTTCCACGACGCGCCCCAGACGCTGGCGATGGCGACGGCCTATACGCGGATCGCGCTGCCCTTCCTCGCCTTCACGACGCTCGCCTCCCTGCTCGCCGCGGTGCTGAACTCGGAGGGGCGCTTCCTCGTCGCCGCGCTGGCGCCGTCCCTGCTCAACCTCGTGCTGATCGCCGCCCTGATCGTCGCGCTGACGACCGGCATGCCCTCGGCGCAGGGGGCCGCCCTGATCGCGGCTGCGGTCAGCGTCGGCGGTGCGCTGCACCTGCTGATGGTCGCCGTCGCCCTGTGGTATGGCGCCATGCCGCTTGTCCGGCCCCGCCTGCGCTGGTCGCCGGCGATGACGCGGCTGCTGCGCCTCGGCGGCCCCGCCCTGCTGGCGGCCTCGACGTCGCAGCTCGTGCTGCTGGTCTCGACGCAGATCGCGTCCGTGCAGCCCGGTGCCGTCTCCTGGCTCTACTATGCCGACCGCGTCTTCCAGCTGCCGCTCGGCTTCGTCGCGGTGGCGATGGGCGTGGTGCTGCTGCCCGCCATCGCGGTCCGCGAGACCAGCGGCGACGATGCCGGGCGCCGCGAGATGATCGACCGGGCGCTGGTGCTGGGGCTGGCCCTGGCGATTCCGGCCGCGATCGCGCTCGCCTGGCTCGCCGACCCGATCATTTCCGTGCTGTTCGAGCGTGGTCGCTTCACCGAGATCGACCGCATCCGGACGGCCGATGCGATGCAGGCCTTCGCCGCCGGCCTGCCCTTCGCCGTCATTGCCAAGGTCTTCGCCCAGGTCTATTTCGCCCGCCAGACGCCGCGGCTGCCGCTCTATGCCGGGCTGGCGGCGCTCGGCGTCGCGATCCTGGCCGGGCAGGTCGGCGCCCTGCCCATGCCCGCGACCAATGCCGCGGCGGCGGCGAGCCTCGCCTTCGTCACGCAGGCCTGCGTGCTCGGGGGCTTTCTCGTGAGAGACGGGCTGTGGCGGCCGCGCCTGCCCCTGCTCTGGCCGATCCTGGCCGTGATCGCGGCGAGCCTCCTCATGGTGATGGCGCTCATGGCGCTGACGCCCTGGCTCACCGAGAGCCTGTCGACCCAGTCGGCGCTGCTGCGGCGCACCGCCGCGCTGGGCGCCCTGTGCTGCGGCGGCGGCCTCGTCTATGCCGCGGCGGGACGGGCTCTGGGCGCCTTCCGCCTGCGCGAGCTCGGCCGCCTCGGCAAGCCGCTCTGA
- the hslU gene encoding ATP-dependent protease ATPase subunit HslU: protein MTSFSPREIVSELDRFIVGQNDAKRAVAIALRNRWRRQQLEGPLREEVSPKNILMIGPTGCGKTEIARRLAKLANAPFLKVEATKFTEVGYVGRDVESIVRDLVEIAIALVRENRRKDVQAKAHVAAEERVLDALVGVNASPATRDSFRRKLRANELDDKEIEVEIAAGSGSSAPMFEVPGMPGASIGAINLSDMFGKAFGQKGKPRRILVKDAYGPLLTEESDKLIDQEAIVQAAIREVENNGIVFLDEIDKICAREGKGGADVSREGVQRDLLPLIEGTTVATKHGAVKSDHILFIASGAFHVSRPSDLLPELQGRLPIRVELSPLDVDDFRRILTETEASLIKQTVALMATEEVTVDFTPDAIDAIARIAVDVNSTVENIGARRLQTVIERILDDISFTAPDRSGETVTIDGPYVQSRIGDLAKNADLSRFIL from the coding sequence ATGACCTCTTTCTCCCCCCGCGAGATCGTTTCCGAGCTCGACCGCTTCATCGTCGGCCAGAACGACGCCAAGCGCGCGGTCGCCATCGCTTTGCGCAACCGCTGGCGGCGCCAGCAGCTCGAAGGGCCTCTGCGCGAGGAGGTCTCGCCGAAGAACATCCTGATGATCGGGCCGACCGGCTGCGGCAAGACCGAGATCGCGCGCCGCCTCGCCAAGCTGGCGAATGCGCCTTTCCTCAAGGTCGAGGCGACGAAGTTCACCGAGGTCGGCTATGTCGGCCGCGACGTCGAGTCGATCGTGCGCGACCTCGTCGAGATCGCGATTGCGCTGGTGCGCGAGAACCGGCGCAAGGATGTGCAGGCCAAGGCGCATGTCGCGGCGGAAGAGCGCGTGCTCGATGCGCTGGTCGGCGTCAACGCCAGCCCCGCCACCCGCGACTCCTTCCGCCGGAAACTGCGCGCCAACGAACTCGACGACAAGGAGATCGAGGTCGAGATCGCGGCGGGCTCCGGCTCGTCTGCGCCGATGTTCGAGGTTCCCGGCATGCCCGGCGCCTCGATCGGCGCGATCAACCTCTCCGACATGTTCGGGAAAGCCTTCGGCCAGAAGGGCAAGCCGCGGCGCATCCTGGTGAAGGACGCCTATGGGCCGCTGCTGACGGAAGAGAGCGACAAGCTGATCGACCAGGAAGCGATCGTGCAGGCGGCGATCCGCGAGGTCGAGAACAACGGCATCGTCTTCCTCGACGAGATCGACAAGATCTGCGCCCGCGAGGGCAAGGGCGGCGCCGACGTTTCGCGCGAGGGCGTGCAGCGCGACCTGCTGCCGCTGATCGAGGGCACGACGGTGGCGACCAAGCATGGCGCGGTGAAGAGCGACCATATCCTGTTCATCGCGTCGGGCGCCTTCCACGTCTCGCGCCCATCCGACCTGCTGCCCGAGCTGCAGGGCCGCCTGCCGATCCGCGTCGAACTCTCGCCGCTGGACGTCGACGATTTCCGGCGCATCCTCACGGAAACCGAGGCCAGCCTGATCAAGCAGACGGTGGCGCTGATGGCCACCGAAGAGGTCACGGTCGATTTCACGCCCGACGCCATCGACGCGATCGCGCGCATCGCGGTGGATGTGAATTCGACCGTCGAGAACATCGGCGCGCGCCGGCTGCAGACGGTGATCGAGCGCATTCTCGACGATATTTCCTTCACCGCGCCCGACCGCTCGGGCGAAACGGTGACGATCGATGGTCCTTATGTGCAGTCGCGCATCGGCGATCTCGCCAAGAACGCCGATCTGAGCCGGTTCATCCTGTAA
- a CDS encoding GNAT family N-acetyltransferase gives MSAKTPDDIAFRPVEPGDLPMLARWVAQPHWQEWWGDPETEVGYIRDMIEGRDHTCSPFLITLDGEPAGYIQAWRVGPHQIPEWTAESPWLLEVPAEAVGVDLSLADAQQLSQGIGSAALRRFANSLVAQGHETIVIDPDPANARAVAAYRKAGFRPVRHLEGRTPGVLIMQFQQDSDLT, from the coding sequence GTGAGTGCGAAAACCCCCGACGATATCGCCTTCCGCCCGGTCGAGCCCGGCGATCTGCCGATGCTCGCGCGCTGGGTCGCGCAGCCGCACTGGCAGGAATGGTGGGGCGATCCGGAGACCGAAGTTGGCTACATCCGCGACATGATCGAGGGTCGTGACCATACCTGCTCGCCCTTCCTCATCACGCTCGACGGCGAGCCGGCCGGCTACATCCAGGCCTGGCGCGTCGGCCCGCACCAGATCCCCGAATGGACCGCGGAAAGCCCCTGGCTGCTCGAGGTCCCGGCCGAGGCCGTCGGCGTCGATCTCTCGCTGGCCGATGCGCAGCAGCTGTCGCAGGGGATCGGCTCCGCCGCTTTGCGCCGCTTCGCTAACAGCCTCGTCGCGCAGGGCCACGAGACGATCGTGATCGACCCCGACCCCGCCAATGCGCGCGCCGTCGCAGCCTATCGCAAGGCCGGCTTCCGGCCCGTTCGCCATCTCGAAGGGCGCACGCCCGGCGTCCTCATCATGCAGTTCCAGCAGGATTCAGACCTGACATGA
- the hslV gene encoding ATP-dependent protease subunit HslV yields the protein MPETSNAPLMHATTILMVRKSGRVVIGGDGQVSLGQTIMKGNARKVRRLAKGAVIAGFAGATADAFTLFERLETKLEQYPTQLLRACVELAKDWRTDRYLRRLEAMLLVADKEVSLLISGTGDVLEPEASEHGSVMAIGSGGNYALSAARALIDIEADAEAIVRKAMKIAGDICVYTNHSLVIETLDTP from the coding sequence ATGCCAGAGACCAGCAACGCCCCCCTGATGCACGCGACCACCATCCTGATGGTGCGCAAGAGCGGGCGGGTCGTCATCGGCGGCGACGGGCAGGTCTCGCTCGGCCAAACCATCATGAAGGGCAATGCCCGCAAGGTGCGCCGCCTCGCCAAGGGCGCGGTGATCGCGGGCTTCGCCGGCGCCACCGCCGACGCCTTCACGCTGTTCGAGCGGCTGGAAACCAAGCTCGAGCAGTACCCCACCCAATTGCTGAGGGCCTGCGTCGAGCTCGCCAAGGACTGGCGCACCGACCGCTATCTGCGCCGGCTGGAGGCGATGCTGCTCGTCGCCGACAAGGAGGTTTCGCTGCTGATCTCGGGCACCGGCGACGTTCTGGAGCCGGAGGCCAGCGAGCATGGTTCGGTGATGGCGATCGGCTCGGGCGGCAACTACGCGCTCTCGGCGGCGCGCGCGCTCATCGATATCGAGGCGGATGCCGAGGCGATCGTGCGCAAGGCGATGAAGATCGCCGGCGACATCTGCGTCTACACGAACCACTCGCTCGTCATCGAGACATTGGACACGCCATGA